Proteins from a single region of Candidatus Scalindua japonica:
- a CDS encoding isocitrate lyase/PEP mutase family protein → MNKSNLLRKRLAEPGIILSPGVYDCLSAKIAERTGFEVLFTSGFGISGSLLGYPDYGLLTATEMLNAAGNISQSVNIPLIADIDTGYGNPVNVVRTIKDVVNLGIAGVILEDQMWPKRCGHLDGKHVITMEEHVEKIRAARFASGESGLVIVARTDARAELGLEEATRRGKAYYEAGADIIFIEAPQTEEELKKIPSALPNEPLLANMIEGGKTPCLNARELEENGFKIGVFALSGLFAATRAIEDCFRFLKENGTTSGFENISSFQDYKELINIKKYKELEENFLIRKPSS, encoded by the coding sequence ATGAACAAAAGCAATTTGCTTCGTAAAAGATTAGCGGAACCGGGCATAATATTGAGTCCGGGTGTGTATGATTGCCTATCAGCCAAAATAGCAGAAAGGACAGGTTTTGAGGTATTGTTTACTTCCGGTTTTGGTATCTCAGGGTCACTCCTCGGCTATCCTGACTATGGTCTGTTAACAGCTACTGAAATGCTGAATGCTGCAGGGAATATTTCTCAATCCGTAAATATACCTCTTATTGCCGATATTGACACAGGCTATGGAAATCCTGTCAACGTTGTACGTACAATTAAGGATGTTGTCAATCTTGGAATTGCAGGTGTTATTCTGGAGGACCAGATGTGGCCAAAGAGATGTGGCCATCTTGATGGCAAACATGTCATCACCATGGAAGAGCATGTAGAGAAAATACGTGCAGCCAGATTTGCCAGTGGAGAGAGTGGACTGGTAATAGTTGCAAGAACGGATGCACGTGCTGAATTGGGCCTGGAGGAAGCAACCAGGCGTGGCAAAGCATATTATGAGGCAGGTGCAGATATCATCTTTATTGAGGCACCTCAAACAGAAGAAGAACTCAAGAAGATACCATCAGCGCTCCCCAATGAGCCGCTATTAGCAAATATGATAGAAGGAGGAAAAACTCCCTGCCTTAATGCAAGAGAATTGGAAGAAAATGGTTTCAAAATAGGAGTCTTTGCACTATCCGGACTGTTTGCCGCAACCAGGGCAATTGAAGATTGCTTTCGCTTTCTCAAAGAGAATGGTACCACCTCCGGCTTTGAGAACATTTCATCATTTCAAGATTACAAAGAGCTCATTAACATAAAGAAATATAAGGAACTGGAAGAAAACTTTCTTATACGTAAACCTTCTTCTTAA
- a CDS encoding UvrD-helicase domain-containing protein, which yields MADKLTYSQIKGVTTTDRDLCVVAGPGSGKTRVLIERFANIVTTRQASINEILTLTFTEKAANEMKIRAAGLFERKGMEKERQEIEFAYLSTIHSFCARLLRENAIEAALDPQFRVMDELEADRLKERALENTLKAQTDEKTLDAFLNKIFWKQTDSKTSGLKSFKENLMQLYEKIRNACVPIEETVNFNDLSSDISGSYNKSKELIKEIRHIYSESKLTPKTSEKVEYVLEQWKTSHIQSEIDKLYCGKEENHPFSPPSRPAMPFRRAQRGETKEAESTGSSIDTNEQSIRGDIALALLNKVKTIHSSINLQVSKDVKKILSNLRDELKTLIASIVEDYSIYNKIMLRNFLLNFSIAYSEQKKAESLIDFTDLEVITIELLENREHIANEIKRKFKHILVDEFQDISRLQKKIIDLIRSKDNLFIVGDARQSIYGFRNADVEIFQDIQNEIDSESLISLNKNFRSRPQILDCINHIFKELWPKNLTSKDSTASPYKKTPGLSLPPYDSQNCMAGQEGAEKRVVENTQLKPGAEFSEKSLPSIEIIVAEGKDKIGARKWESIEIAKRIKEIVDSGEIKITNKREHERDISYRDIAILFRSTKDIKLYERSFSHLDIPYYVVSGRGFYNTTEITDLINLLKVIESPLDEINLAAVLKSPFVGIDDDVLFKLADHAHSSNQKHLLYQSLNVVDSIKEIEKDSRDRIIQFVQLLNEVHNIKPRTSLWKLISFILRKTEFQTKMLLFSNGKKRYANLRKLVELCKNQEEFEPLALKDFIEIVNSYKFREIRESEAPIESEEDNVVKMITTHSAKGLEFPVVIVADTDRDNTRSSDYLVYSKDHGISFKILNPSTNEAEIPLSYEQINDEITQKELQESKRLLFVAMTRAQEHLILSGGISKSRSRGDSDKGNWYNYISASLDLNDESKDERKTIKLGLDSSRLIEVKHTCIKGENRPSAQKEESKLKTGKRLKLMTQHRREIAACNKIDTPSPSEKIVETGKRVLSRINYNAEIDNRHYVYSVTELLKFHFCPQLYYLNSILGLQGLREKNMDRPHSVEEDENRLNDDEIPGQELGNIVHSIFKKYEFPEDNLNEYIKKELCVYAPYKNQKSVDLIANWVKSFYNSNIGKEVLSSEQCKREKSFIFNHRNNHIRGQIDLFFFDKKGVLKIIDYKANDITIDEIPDKVKLYQLQMQLYARALQTIYGKKVDETILYFLIPDKYVVVDTTEKACRELDSTLDNFFITHKDGVFKKLRDQRCQWCEHSTIC from the coding sequence ATGGCAGACAAACTAACATATTCTCAGATAAAAGGTGTTACAACAACGGACAGGGATTTATGTGTTGTCGCCGGTCCTGGCTCAGGAAAAACGCGTGTTCTCATTGAGCGATTTGCTAACATTGTAACTACCCGCCAGGCATCAATAAATGAAATCCTCACTCTCACTTTCACGGAAAAGGCTGCAAATGAGATGAAGATAAGGGCTGCCGGTCTGTTCGAACGGAAAGGAATGGAAAAGGAGCGACAGGAGATAGAGTTTGCATATCTCTCTACCATCCATAGTTTCTGTGCTCGATTACTCAGAGAAAATGCGATAGAAGCAGCGTTGGATCCCCAATTTCGTGTTATGGATGAACTCGAAGCCGACAGGTTGAAAGAGCGTGCGCTGGAAAACACCCTTAAGGCGCAAACAGATGAAAAAACTCTTGATGCATTTCTGAATAAAATCTTCTGGAAGCAAACAGATTCAAAAACGAGCGGACTTAAGTCTTTCAAAGAAAACCTGATGCAGCTCTATGAGAAAATCAGGAACGCGTGTGTGCCGATTGAAGAAACGGTAAACTTTAATGATTTGTCATCAGATATTTCAGGTTCTTATAACAAGAGCAAAGAGTTGATAAAAGAGATCAGGCATATCTACTCAGAGAGCAAACTTACACCTAAAACAAGCGAAAAAGTAGAATACGTTTTAGAACAATGGAAGACCTCACACATACAAAGTGAAATAGATAAGCTATACTGCGGCAAAGAAGAAAACCACCCCTTCTCCCCTCCTTCCCGCCCGGCCATGCCGTTCAGACGGGCACAAAGAGGGGAAACAAAAGAAGCAGAATCCACTGGAAGTTCAATTGATACTAACGAACAATCCATAAGAGGCGACATTGCCCTTGCATTGTTGAACAAAGTGAAAACCATTCACTCTTCCATAAACCTGCAGGTTTCAAAAGACGTAAAAAAAATCTTGAGCAACTTACGCGACGAATTGAAAACACTAATAGCATCAATCGTTGAAGATTATTCAATATACAACAAGATAATGCTGAGGAACTTTCTCTTAAATTTCAGCATTGCTTACTCAGAGCAGAAAAAGGCAGAGAGCCTCATCGATTTTACCGACCTTGAAGTAATAACAATAGAGTTACTGGAAAACAGAGAGCACATAGCAAACGAAATAAAACGAAAATTCAAGCACATATTAGTAGATGAATTTCAGGATATAAGCAGATTACAAAAAAAGATAATTGATCTCATAAGAAGCAAAGATAATCTGTTTATAGTAGGAGACGCAAGACAATCCATTTATGGCTTCAGGAACGCGGATGTTGAGATATTTCAGGACATTCAGAATGAAATAGATTCCGAATCTTTAATAAGCCTGAATAAAAACTTCCGAAGCAGACCACAGATCCTGGATTGCATAAACCATATATTTAAAGAATTATGGCCGAAAAACTTGACCAGCAAGGATAGTACTGCTTCTCCGTATAAAAAAACTCCAGGACTTTCACTCCCTCCTTACGACAGTCAGAACTGCATGGCCGGGCAGGAAGGAGCGGAAAAACGGGTGGTTGAGAACACTCAACTAAAACCGGGAGCAGAATTCTCCGAGAAGTCTCTCCCATCAATCGAGATAATTGTTGCCGAAGGGAAAGATAAGATTGGGGCTCGAAAATGGGAATCCATAGAGATTGCAAAACGGATAAAGGAGATTGTTGACTCAGGCGAGATCAAGATAACAAACAAAAGAGAGCATGAAAGAGATATCTCCTACAGGGACATTGCTATCCTATTCCGCAGTACAAAAGACATTAAGCTCTACGAACGCAGCTTTTCGCATCTTGATATACCCTATTATGTTGTGAGTGGAAGGGGGTTTTATAATACAACAGAGATTACGGACTTGATTAACCTCTTAAAGGTTATTGAATCACCCCTTGACGAGATAAACCTGGCGGCAGTCCTGAAGTCTCCGTTTGTCGGGATAGATGATGATGTCCTTTTCAAGTTAGCAGACCACGCTCATAGTTCTAATCAGAAACACCTGCTTTACCAATCCCTGAATGTCGTTGATTCTATAAAAGAGATCGAAAAAGATTCGAGGGACAGGATTATCCAATTTGTTCAATTACTGAATGAAGTACACAATATTAAACCCCGAACCTCATTATGGAAACTTATCTCCTTCATCCTCAGGAAAACCGAATTTCAAACAAAAATGCTTCTTTTCTCAAATGGAAAAAAGAGATATGCAAACCTTAGAAAGCTGGTAGAGTTATGTAAAAACCAGGAAGAGTTTGAACCTTTGGCATTAAAAGATTTTATTGAGATTGTAAATAGTTATAAATTCAGGGAGATCAGAGAATCCGAAGCACCTATAGAATCTGAGGAGGATAATGTTGTTAAAATGATTACAACACACTCAGCGAAAGGATTGGAATTCCCGGTTGTTATTGTTGCCGATACTGACAGAGACAATACAAGGTCCTCAGACTATTTAGTATACTCAAAGGACCATGGAATCAGCTTTAAGATACTTAACCCATCAACCAATGAAGCGGAAATACCTCTTAGTTATGAACAGATTAACGATGAAATAACACAAAAAGAGTTACAAGAGTCAAAACGGCTGCTCTTTGTTGCTATGACAAGGGCACAGGAACACTTGATACTGTCAGGGGGAATAAGCAAAAGCAGATCCAGAGGAGACAGTGACAAAGGGAACTGGTATAACTACATCTCTGCCTCCCTTGACCTGAACGATGAATCTAAAGATGAGCGGAAAACCATAAAACTCGGACTGGATTCATCACGCCTGATCGAGGTGAAACATACGTGCATAAAGGGAGAAAACAGACCGTCTGCCCAAAAAGAGGAGAGCAAACTGAAAACAGGAAAAAGGCTAAAACTTATGACTCAACATAGAAGGGAGATAGCAGCATGCAATAAAATCGATACTCCATCACCTTCAGAAAAGATTGTAGAAACAGGAAAAAGGGTTTTATCAAGAATTAACTATAATGCAGAGATTGATAACCGTCACTATGTATACTCAGTTACAGAGCTGCTCAAGTTTCACTTCTGTCCGCAGCTATACTATCTCAATTCCATTCTTGGCCTGCAGGGATTAAGAGAAAAAAACATGGATCGCCCACATTCCGTTGAAGAAGATGAAAACAGACTGAATGATGATGAAATACCTGGACAGGAGCTGGGAAATATCGTACACAGCATCTTTAAGAAATATGAGTTCCCGGAAGACAATCTCAATGAATATATCAAAAAAGAACTATGTGTCTATGCTCCGTATAAAAATCAGAAAAGCGTAGACCTTATCGCAAATTGGGTAAAATCATTCTACAATAGCAATATAGGGAAAGAAGTTCTCTCAAGTGAACAGTGTAAACGTGAAAAATCATTTATTTTTAACCACCGGAACAATCATATAAGGGGGCAGATAGATCTTTTCTTTTTTGATAAAAAAGGCGTATTAAAAATTATTGATTACAAGGCAAATGATATAACCATTGATGAAATACCGGATAAAGTAAAACTTTATCAACTCCAGATGCAGCTTTACGCCCGAGCGTTGCAAACAATTTATGGAAAGAAGGTGGATGAAACCATACTCTACTTCCTTATACCGGATAAATACGTAGTAGTAGATACGACGGAAAAAGCATGCAGAGAACTGGATTCAACCCTGGATAACTTTTTCATAACACATAAGGATGGAGTGTTTAAAAAACTGAGAGATCAAAGATGTCAATGGTGTGAGCACAGTACGATATGTTAG
- the argH gene encoding argininosuccinate lyase, with translation MATKKAWGGRFKKKTASSVESFTESISFDSRLYKYDIEGSIAHTTMLAKCKLLTTGEKNAIIKGLKGILKDIETGKFKFKAEHEDIHMNIESALVKRIGDVAKKLHTARSRNDQISLDLRLWARDQIQEIITIILNLQQEIVTKAKPVWNGILPGFTHLQHAQPVLVGHYFLAYVEMFERDRTRLVDCLKRLNQSPIGACALGGTTLDTNPEITSKLLGFASTFNNSLDVVSDRDFCLEYASALSIISMHLSRFCEEWIIWSSQEFDFLDIDDSYCTGSSIMPQKKNPDILELIRGKCGRVYGNLFSLLTLMKGLPLSYNRDMQEDKEPIFDSSDTVKNCLSILKELINKTALKLENMENSCRKGFLDATVLAEYLVEKGVPFREAHEIVGRLVGVCSKNGKELSDVSLEDFKGHSSFIGKDVYRVLGVKNYIKQFKSHGSTSPGSVKKQISAWERKLKKLMAC, from the coding sequence ATGGCAACTAAAAAAGCGTGGGGAGGAAGATTCAAAAAGAAAACAGCTTCTTCGGTCGAATCATTTACTGAATCGATATCGTTTGATAGCCGTTTGTACAAATACGATATTGAAGGGAGCATAGCGCATACTACAATGCTGGCGAAATGCAAACTGTTAACGACCGGAGAGAAAAATGCGATTATCAAAGGCTTAAAAGGCATCCTGAAAGATATTGAAACCGGCAAGTTTAAGTTCAAGGCAGAACATGAAGACATACACATGAATATTGAGTCTGCCCTGGTCAAGCGGATAGGTGATGTAGCAAAGAAGCTTCATACGGCCAGAAGCAGAAACGACCAGATATCTCTGGATTTGAGACTTTGGGCCCGGGATCAGATTCAGGAAATAATAACGATAATTCTCAACCTGCAGCAGGAGATTGTTACAAAAGCTAAACCCGTATGGAATGGTATATTGCCGGGTTTTACACACCTTCAACATGCTCAACCTGTCCTGGTCGGACACTACTTCCTGGCTTACGTAGAGATGTTTGAACGGGACCGTACGAGATTGGTTGATTGTCTGAAACGTCTGAATCAATCTCCGATTGGTGCTTGTGCTCTGGGTGGTACGACACTTGATACAAATCCTGAAATTACGAGTAAGCTCCTTGGCTTTGCTTCTACTTTTAATAACAGTCTTGATGTTGTAAGCGATAGAGACTTCTGCCTGGAATATGCTTCAGCGTTGTCTATTATTTCAATGCATCTCTCAAGATTTTGTGAGGAGTGGATTATCTGGTCAAGCCAGGAATTTGATTTTCTGGACATTGACGACTCCTATTGTACAGGCTCCAGCATTATGCCGCAGAAGAAAAACCCGGATATACTTGAACTTATCAGGGGCAAATGCGGCCGTGTGTACGGAAACCTGTTCTCTCTGCTTACTTTAATGAAAGGGCTCCCGCTCTCCTATAACAGGGATATGCAGGAAGATAAAGAGCCGATATTTGATTCGTCCGACACGGTGAAGAATTGCCTGTCTATCCTTAAAGAGTTGATAAACAAGACCGCTCTGAAGCTTGAAAATATGGAGAATAGCTGCAGAAAAGGGTTTCTGGATGCTACGGTTTTAGCGGAATATCTTGTTGAGAAAGGTGTTCCCTTCCGGGAGGCACATGAGATTGTCGGTAGACTGGTTGGGGTATGCAGCAAAAACGGTAAGGAGTTGAGTGATGTCAGCCTGGAGGATTTTAAAGGACATTCGTCTTTCATTGGCAAAGATGTTTACAGGGTTCTGGGTGTGAAGAATTATATTAAACAATTTAAAAGTCACGGTTCGACTTCTCCCGGGTCTGTAAAGAAGCAGATTAGTGCGTGGGAAAGAAAACTTAAAAAGTTAATGGCTTGTTAA
- the lysA gene encoding diaminopimelate decarboxylase: MTTSFDFFNYLNNELYCEDVKVKEIIEKAGSPAYIYSKNSILEHFIEIRDAFEEVDPLICFSVKANSNLSVIKVLADAGSGFDVVSGGELYRVLKVGVSPDKIVFAGVGKTSEEIKYALENDIFMFNVESPAELANIDRIAGSMGKRGRVALRINPDIDAKTHDKTTTGKKENKFGIDFESASQLIKNIDNYKNIDLKGIHVHLGSPIYSTGPYVQGLEKVYKFVQETLDEKGKQGIEYVNIGGGYCMSYTGEKVKRPRDYAADIVPLIKKLGCKVVMEPGRFIIANAGILLTRTTYIKVATWGKKFVICDAAMNDLARPSLYDAVHRAWPVKTDVPMPEVELPGEEKGSDKRLELVDIVGPVCESSDVLAKERWFPDVKEGDLIAFFSTGAYGFTMSSSYNTRPRTCEILVDGDSFSTVRRRETYEDLITGEKEFLD; encoded by the coding sequence ATGACGACTAGTTTTGATTTTTTTAACTACCTGAATAATGAATTATATTGCGAAGACGTAAAGGTAAAAGAGATAATAGAAAAAGCAGGATCCCCGGCATATATTTACAGCAAAAATTCTATCCTGGAACATTTTATTGAAATCAGGGATGCGTTTGAAGAGGTAGATCCTCTTATATGCTTCTCTGTTAAAGCCAATTCTAATTTGTCAGTTATTAAGGTGTTGGCTGATGCAGGTTCCGGGTTTGACGTCGTTTCCGGAGGTGAGCTATACAGGGTACTGAAAGTAGGTGTCAGCCCGGACAAAATCGTCTTTGCAGGAGTAGGTAAAACGTCTGAGGAGATTAAATACGCATTGGAAAATGATATCTTCATGTTCAATGTTGAGTCTCCGGCAGAACTGGCTAATATTGACAGGATAGCAGGGTCCATGGGGAAGAGAGGGAGGGTTGCTTTGCGAATCAACCCTGACATTGACGCCAAGACCCATGACAAGACAACTACAGGTAAGAAGGAGAACAAATTCGGAATTGACTTTGAAAGCGCCAGTCAGTTAATAAAGAATATCGATAATTATAAAAATATAGATCTCAAAGGTATACACGTACACCTTGGCTCACCGATTTATTCAACCGGGCCCTATGTACAGGGCCTTGAAAAAGTATATAAATTTGTCCAGGAAACGCTTGATGAGAAGGGTAAACAGGGTATTGAATACGTCAATATTGGAGGTGGATACTGTATGTCGTATACGGGTGAGAAGGTGAAAAGGCCGCGTGATTATGCAGCAGATATTGTGCCCTTAATAAAGAAACTCGGTTGTAAGGTTGTAATGGAACCCGGGAGATTTATTATCGCGAATGCGGGGATACTGTTGACCAGAACAACCTATATAAAGGTTGCTACCTGGGGGAAGAAATTTGTTATCTGTGATGCGGCAATGAATGACCTTGCCCGTCCATCCCTATACGATGCCGTCCACAGGGCCTGGCCTGTGAAAACCGATGTGCCTATGCCGGAAGTAGAGCTTCCGGGGGAAGAGAAAGGTTCGGATAAAAGATTGGAGTTGGTAGATATCGTAGGTCCTGTATGTGAGAGTAGTGATGTTCTCGCAAAAGAGCGGTGGTTTCCCGATGTAAAGGAGGGTGATCTGATTGCCTTCTTCAGTACCGGTGCATACGGCTTTACCATGAGTTCCAGTTACAACACAAGGCCGCGTACATGTGAGATATTAGTAGACGGTGATAGTTTTTCGACTGTCAGGAGAAGAGAGACATATGAAGACTTGATTACCGGTGAGAAAGAGTTTTTGGACTGA
- a CDS encoding DJ-1 family glyoxalase III: MAKNVLVPIADGSEDIETASIVDVLSRAGATVTVASVCALQITASNGLKLIADQLISECVNNSYDLIVLPGGMPGAEHLRDSKELVKMLKRQQEEGKLYAAICASPFVVLHHHGLLADRKATAYPGFAEQLENSDSIDSRVVVDKNCITSRGPGTAVEFALKLVEELYGEQKAKEIAEAMLVI; encoded by the coding sequence ATGGCAAAGAATGTCCTTGTCCCAATAGCAGATGGCAGTGAAGATATTGAGACTGCGAGTATTGTAGATGTTTTGAGTAGAGCAGGCGCTACGGTGACAGTTGCCTCTGTCTGCGCTTTACAGATTACTGCTTCAAATGGTTTGAAACTGATCGCGGACCAATTAATTTCAGAATGTGTTAATAATTCGTATGATCTGATTGTCTTGCCTGGCGGCATGCCCGGTGCAGAACATCTACGTGACTCTAAAGAGTTGGTGAAAATGTTGAAGCGTCAGCAAGAGGAAGGCAAACTGTATGCTGCAATTTGTGCATCTCCATTTGTAGTATTGCATCATCACGGTCTACTGGCAGATCGAAAGGCAACTGCGTATCCTGGCTTTGCAGAACAACTGGAGAATTCAGATTCTATTGATTCACGGGTAGTAGTTGATAAAAACTGCATAACAAGTCGCGGCCCCGGAACAGCTGTGGAATTTGCCCTGAAACTGGTAGAGGAGCTCTATGGAGAGCAGAAGGCAAAAGAGATTGCAGAGGCAATGCTAGTCATTTAA
- a CDS encoding DUF1264 domain-containing protein gives MSNYYHKKIISKLAVIGIAVFLGITISAHKEIYAGKKEGHGVDNVTKLKYADPVKDIHLYLCAFHIAKNNPEFEVEAHHYCSMRSLKLEKGDLHQCVIYDSKEAPAKLLGIEYIISNDTYQNLPHNEKMYWHPHAYEIVSGQLIVPDLYDMGDIALEGFLNTWGKTFHTWPDPDTDIPMGAPLLMWSAGADGQISKELIDKRDKQFGVSTEKLRERRRMYRYEVPNVDLPKSVGELGRQWTNKGLDKPQKLK, from the coding sequence ATGTCTAATTATTACCATAAAAAGATAATAAGCAAACTGGCAGTAATCGGAATTGCGGTCTTTCTTGGAATAACGATTTCTGCACATAAAGAAATTTATGCGGGAAAGAAGGAAGGGCATGGTGTTGATAACGTTACAAAGCTGAAGTATGCGGACCCCGTTAAAGATATTCACTTGTACTTGTGTGCGTTTCATATTGCCAAGAACAATCCGGAGTTTGAGGTAGAGGCGCACCACTATTGTTCAATGCGCAGCCTCAAACTGGAAAAAGGAGACCTCCATCAATGTGTAATATATGATTCCAAAGAAGCGCCAGCTAAACTCCTTGGCATAGAATATATTATCAGTAATGATACGTATCAGAATCTGCCGCATAATGAAAAAATGTATTGGCATCCTCATGCATATGAAATAGTATCAGGGCAACTTATTGTACCTGATCTGTATGATATGGGAGATATAGCGCTTGAGGGATTTTTAAATACATGGGGGAAAACATTTCATACATGGCCCGATCCGGATACAGACATACCGATGGGTGCGCCTTTATTAATGTGGTCTGCAGGTGCTGATGGCCAGATCAGTAAAGAGCTGATTGATAAACGTGATAAGCAGTTTGGCGTTTCAACAGAAAAGCTCCGTGAGCGTAGGAGGATGTATCGCTATGAAGTGCCAAATGTTGACCTTCCAAAATCAGTTGGAGAACTCGGTAGGCAATGGACTAATAAGGGGCTGGATAAACCGCAAAAGTTAAAATAA
- a CDS encoding histidine phosphatase family protein, protein METVYATFEDAEKVLLKEDEDTLRIIFTRHGRTHLNADRIFQPWTPEGDQLSPEGVTSARNLGKKLNNISIKKIYSSDWHRVIHTAQLINEERNQPLHEILISRGLRDFNFGELCGLSVTEADRLFPELTELRAKSLYKFKAPGGDIFFDFYNGKKKELIRILSENSKGNILVVSHAYVTKCLIMAALDLTLEEYANKINIMNTSLSIVELKGRRIPGRLLVLNYK, encoded by the coding sequence ATGGAGACAGTTTACGCGACCTTTGAAGATGCAGAGAAAGTTCTTCTCAAAGAAGATGAGGATACTCTTCGAATTATTTTTACCCGCCATGGCAGGACACATTTGAATGCCGATAGAATATTTCAGCCATGGACACCGGAGGGCGATCAATTAAGCCCTGAAGGCGTGACTTCAGCTAGAAATTTAGGAAAAAAGCTTAATAACATTTCGATAAAAAAAATTTATTCGAGTGACTGGCATAGAGTAATACATACGGCTCAATTAATTAATGAAGAACGGAATCAGCCATTGCATGAAATACTGATCTCAAGAGGCCTGAGGGATTTTAATTTCGGGGAATTATGTGGTTTGTCCGTGACAGAAGCGGACCGTCTATTCCCTGAACTGACTGAGTTGAGGGCGAAAAGCCTTTATAAGTTTAAGGCTCCCGGAGGTGATATTTTTTTCGATTTTTACAACGGAAAAAAGAAAGAGTTAATAAGAATTCTCAGTGAAAACAGTAAGGGTAACATCCTGGTAGTTTCACACGCTTATGTTACAAAATGTCTGATTATGGCCGCACTTGATCTTACTCTGGAAGAGTATGCCAATAAAATAAATATTATGAATACTTCCCTCTCGATAGTTGAACTTAAGGGGAGAAGAATTCCCGGCAGATTGCTGGTGTTAAACTATAAATAG
- a CDS encoding DUF1848 domain-containing protein produces the protein MIVSASRRTDIPAYYAQWFINRIRSGFCTVPNPFNRKQCSRVSLRPEDVTIIVFWTRNPQPLIRYLEELNQLGYRYYFQYTVMNNPRLIDTTTPSLSSSLKVFKKLSGLIGSEKVIWRYDPVIISNSTDIDFHIETYKRIAETLRNYTKRSVISLLDFYPKLTKRLKLLKDNGVKIVDCNKTSDKRFDKFMYTLAGIAEQNKMEVVSCAEDPDLKRYNIQPGKCIDNNYIEKVFGINVTHKKDPSQRKSCGCVVSRDIGVYNTCLSGCQYCYATSSFEKAKALHKSHTPDSASMVDYGD, from the coding sequence TTGATTGTAAGTGCAAGTAGAAGAACAGACATTCCTGCCTATTATGCTCAGTGGTTTATTAATCGAATACGTTCCGGCTTTTGTACCGTTCCAAATCCTTTTAACAGAAAACAGTGCTCCCGTGTCTCTCTCCGCCCCGAAGATGTTACAATCATTGTCTTCTGGACAAGAAATCCGCAACCCTTGATCCGATATCTAGAAGAACTGAATCAACTTGGCTACCGGTACTATTTTCAATACACGGTTATGAATAATCCGCGACTCATTGACACCACGACACCATCTCTATCGTCTTCACTGAAAGTATTTAAAAAGCTGTCTGGCCTTATCGGGTCTGAAAAGGTTATCTGGCGTTATGACCCTGTTATAATAAGCAATAGTACAGATATCGATTTTCATATTGAAACATATAAACGGATTGCAGAAACCCTGAGAAATTATACTAAACGGTCTGTAATCAGCCTGCTGGATTTTTACCCTAAACTGACAAAACGGTTAAAGTTGTTGAAAGATAATGGCGTGAAAATAGTTGATTGCAATAAAACAAGTGATAAGCGATTTGATAAGTTTATGTATACATTAGCTGGCATTGCAGAACAGAATAAGATGGAGGTTGTCAGTTGTGCTGAAGATCCGGATTTAAAAAGATATAATATACAGCCCGGTAAGTGTATAGATAACAATTACATAGAAAAAGTGTTCGGGATAAATGTCACTCACAAGAAAGATCCGTCTCAAAGAAAGTCATGTGGGTGCGTAGTAAGTAGAGACATTGGTGTGTACAATACCTGTTTGTCCGGCTGCCAATACTGTTATGCTACCAGTAGTTTTGAGAAAGCGAAGGCTCTGCACAAAAGCCATACTCCGGATTCCGCATCTATGGTAGATTACGGTGATTAA
- a CDS encoding AmiS/UreI family transporter — protein sequence MGMLGAALVYVGFVLFMNGLKTLGKLKAIHVIPMNLFTGTLIVTSAIRTVLLHGEGITPYFHAMQSLLFGFTYLWVGINSIWSLEDDGLGWYCLLVTVVAVPTAFTTLPDKGMLVLWLMWASLWFMFFLLLSLRIKITKATGYWTIVNAIVTGAAGYTILIKAWPWL from the coding sequence ATGGGAATGTTAGGCGCTGCACTGGTATATGTCGGTTTTGTATTGTTTATGAATGGTCTGAAAACACTTGGAAAACTTAAGGCTATCCATGTTATCCCCATGAATCTATTTACCGGCACACTCATTGTTACCAGTGCGATAAGGACCGTACTGCTCCATGGAGAAGGGATTACACCATATTTTCATGCAATGCAGTCTCTTCTGTTCGGATTCACCTACTTATGGGTAGGTATCAACTCAATATGGAGTCTGGAGGATGATGGATTAGGATGGTATTGCCTGCTGGTTACTGTGGTAGCGGTGCCAACCGCATTCACCACTTTACCGGATAAGGGCATGCTCGTACTCTGGTTGATGTGGGCAAGCCTGTGGTTCATGTTCTTTCTCCTGCTAAGCCTGCGTATAAAAATAACAAAGGCTACTGGTTACTGGACCATTGTTAATGCCATTGTAACTGGAGCGGCTGGGTATACTATCCTGATTAAAGCATGGCCATGGCTGTAA